The following are encoded in a window of Impatiens glandulifera chromosome 5, dImpGla2.1, whole genome shotgun sequence genomic DNA:
- the LOC124937522 gene encoding phytochrome C, whose amino-acid sequence MSSRSTNKPSCSRSSSAQSKHEARVVAQTPIDAKLHVDFEESDRGGLFDYSTSVDISTSTNNNIPSSIVSTYLRKIQKGSLIQPFGCMIAIHEQNFKILAYSENAPQMLDLDSNQEEDQVLTFGIDVRSLFLQQGAASLHKAASFGELNFLNPILLHSKASSKPFYAILHRIDVGLVLDLEPVNPEEVPAIKTSAGALKSYKLAAKAISRLQSLPSGNISLLCDVVVQEVRELTGYDRVMVYRFHEDEHGEVIAESCKPDMDSYLGLHYPATDIPQASRFLFMKNKVRMICDCHSPQIKVVHDETLEQPVNLCGSTLRSPHGCHAQYMANMGSIASLVMSVTISGEDEDEENDDGQSGSDRRRRRLWGLVVCHHTSPRFVPFPLRYACEFLIQVFGVQMNKEVDMAAQLKEKQILNTQTVLCDMLLRNAPLGIITESPNVMDLVRCDGAALYYKNKFRTLGVTPTEKQMKDIIYWLLESHSESTGLSTDCLMEAGYADASVLGDDVCGMAAIKITAKDFLFWFRSHTAKEVKWGGAKHDPLDKDDDDGRKMHPRSSFKAFLEVVKRRSLPWEDVEMDAIHSLQLILRGSLQDETTDDGKAIVTLPPIDASMQSMHELRVVTKEMVRLIETAFVPILAVDPLGNVSGWNTKVAELTGLITEDAIGKPLVDLVLDHSVDTVKTVISSALQGTEMKDIEIRLKTFSNEENKGPVFLVANACCSRDLNGKIIGIWFVSQDLTGQKTTMEKYMQVKGDYVGIMWNPSILIPPIFMIDENGRCLEWNYAMQKMSGKKREEVVDKMLLGEVFTVDSSGCRLKDQDTFTKLQITMNGVIAGHQTSNKLLFGFFNEQGNYVEALLSANKRIDVDGKTTGILCFLHVASPELQYSLQVQRMYEEDLRNTRKKLAYIRSETVNPLNGIKCMQKLMESSSNLSEHQRQLLKANELCQEQMTKIFQDTDVETIEESYLEIGCGEFNLGEVMLAVINQAMGLSQERQVQVLYEPPAQVSSLNLYGDHLRLQQVLSDFLTNAIAFSPAFEGSSVQLRLKMKKEQIGTKMHIMHLEFRIRHPTPGIPDKLINEMFKSSRGMSREGLGLYISQKLVKAMNGSVQYVREDERLSFLVLLEFPLVHP is encoded by the exons ATGTCATCTAGATCAACAAACAAGCCGAGTTGTTCGAGAAGCAGCTCTGCTCAATCGAAACATGAAGCTCGAGTTGTTGCACAAACCCCAATTGATGCTAAATTACATGTCGACTTTGAGGAATCAGATAGAGGGGGTTTGTTTGATTACTCAACATCAGTTGATATTTCAACTTCCACAAATAACAACATCCCATCTTCAATAGTATCCACTTACCTTAGAAAAATCCAAAAGGGTAGTCTAATTCAGCCATTTGGTTGTATGATAGCCATCCAcgaacaaaatttcaaaatcctAGCCTATAGTGAAAACGCCCCACAAATGTTAGACCTCGATAGTAATCAAGAAGAAGATCAAGTTCTAACATTTGGAATTGACGTGAGATCTCTCTTCTTACAACAAGGTGCTGCTTCTCTTCACAAAGCAGCTAGTTTTGGCGAACTTAACTTCCTTAACCCTATACTACTTCATTCAAAGGCTTCCTCTAAACCCTTTTACGCCATCCTTCACAGAATTGACGTTGGGTTAGTCTTGGATTTGGAGCCTGTTAACCCCGAAGAAGTCCCTGCTATAAAGACCTCTGCTGGTGCGTTGAAATCGTATAAGCTAGCGGCGAAAGCCATATCAAGGCTGCAATCTCTCCCGAGTGGGAACATATCGCTTCTATGCGATGTTGTGGTTCAGGAAGTTAGAGAATTAACAGGCTACGATCGTGTCATGGTGTATAGATTCCATGAAGACGAGCATGGAGAAGTCATCGCTGAGTCATGTAAACCCGACATGGATTCTTACTTAGGATTGCATTATCCTGCTACGGATATTCCTCAAGCATCTAGGTTCCTCTTCATGAAGAATAAAGTTAGGATGATTTGCGATTGTCATTCCCCGCAGATAAAGGTGGTCCACGACGAGACATTGGAACAACCGGTGAACCTATGTGGGTCCACGTTGAGGTCTCCTCACGGTTGTCACGCGCAATACATGGCCAACATGGGTTCCATAGCGTCTCTTGTCATGTCGGTTACTATCAGCGGCGAAGATGAAGACGAGGAAAACGACGACGGTCAGAGTGGGAGTGatcggaggaggaggaggttaTGGGGTTTGGTAGTTTGTCATCATACGAGTCCTAGGTTCGTTCCTTTTCCTCTCAGGTACGCTTGCGAGTTCTTGATCCAGGTTTTCGGCGTTCAGATGAACAAGGAAGTCGATATGGCGGCTCAACTGAAGGAGAAACAAATCTTGAACACCCAGACGGTACTCTGCGATATGCTCCTTAGGAACGCCCCTCTTGGGATTATAACCGAATCGCCAAACGTGATGGATCTCGTTAGGTGCGATGGAGCCGCTCTTTACTACAAGAACAAGTTTAGAACGCTCGGGGTCACTCCCACGGAGAAGCAAATGAAGGATATAATCTATTGGCTTCTCGAATCGCATTCCGAGAGCACTGGGTTGAGTACCGATTGTCTTATGGAAGCCGGTTATGCAGACGCTTCGGTTCTCGGCGACGATGTGTGTGGAATGGCGGCGATTAAGATAACAGCTAAAGATTTTCTCTTTTGGTTTCGGTCCCATACTGCGAAGGAGGTGAAATGGGGTGGAGCGAAACACGACCCTTTAGATAAGGACGATGATGATGGAAGGAAGATGCATCCAAGGTCGTCTTTCAAGGCGTTCTTGGAAGTTGTCAAGAGGCGGAGCTTGCCGTGGGAGGATGTCGAAATGGACGCGATTCATTCGTTGCAACTTATCTTGAGAGGATCTTTGCAGGACGAGACTACAGATGATGGCAAAGCAATCGTGACTCTTCCCCCGATCGACGCGAGCATGCAGTCCATGCATGAGCTTCGTGTCGTTACTAAGGAAATGGTTCGTTTGATCGAGACCGCTTTCGTCCCGATCTTGGCTGTGGATCCTTTGGGGAATGTTAGTGGTTGGAATACTAAGGTGGCAGAGCTAACCGGCTTGATCACAGAAGACGCAATTGGAAAACCTTTGGTTGATCTTGTTTTGGATCATTCTGTCGACACTGTGAAGACAGTTATCTCTTCGGCTCTACAAG GTACAGAAATGAAGGACATTGAAATTAGGCTGAAAACATTttcaaatgaagaaaacaaaggTCCCGTTTTCTTGGTGGCTAATGCGTGTTGCAGTCGAGACTTGAATGGAAAAATCATTGGCATTTGGTTCGTTAGCCAGGACTTGACGGGTCAGAAAACAACAATGGAGAAATATATGCAAGTAAAAGGAGATTACGTTGGAATCATGTGGAATCCATCGATACTAATCCCTCCTATATTCATGATCGACGAGAACGGTCGATGTTTGGAGTGGAATTACGCCATGCAAAAGATGTCTGGCAAAAAGAGAGAAGAAGTCGTTGACAAGATGCTTCTAGGAGAGGTCTTTACCGTGGATAGCTCTGGTTGTCGGCTTAAAGATCAAGACACATTTACCAAATTACAGATAACAATGAACGGAGTAATCGCAGGACACCAAACCAGTAATAAATTGCTGTTTGGTTTCTTTAACGAGCAAGGTAACTACGTCGAGGCATTGCTTTCCGCGAATAAAAGGATCGACGTAGATGGAAAGACCACAGGAATCTTGTGTTTCTTACACGTGGCTAGTCCAGAGCTACAATACTCGTTGCAAGTGCAAAGGATGTACGAAGAAGATCTGCGAAACACTCGCAAGAAATTGGCTTACATTCGCAGCGAGACCGTAAACCCTTTAAACGGGATAAAGTGCATGCAAAAACTAATGGAATCTTCTTCCAACTTAAGTGAACACCAAAGACAGCTTTTGAAGGCAAACGAGTTATGTCAAGAGCAAATGACTAAGATTTTTCAAGACACCGATGTTGAGACCATTGAGGAAAG TTACCTGGAAATTGGGTGTGGTGAGTTTAATCTTGGAGAAGTAATGCTAGCAGTTATAAACCAAGCAATGGGTTTGAGTCAGGAGAGGCAAGTGCAGGTCTTGTATGAACCACCAGCCCAAGTGTCTTCGTTGAACTTGTATGGCGATCATTTGAGGCTACAGCAAGTTCTTTCTGATTTTCTAACAAACGCCATTGCATTTAGTCCTGCATTTGAAGGGTCATCTGTTCAGCTAAGGTTGAAAATGAAGAAGGAACAAATCGGGACGAAGATGCATATTATGCATCTCGAATTCAG GATTAGACATCCAACCCCTGGAATTCCAGATAAATTGATCAATGAGATGTTCAAGAGCAGCAGAGGCATGTCAAGAGAAGGTTTAGGACTATACATAAGTCAAAAACTTGTGAAAGCAATGAACGGTTCTGTGCAATATGTTAGAGAAGATGAGAGATTATCATTCTTAGTTCTTCTTGAGTTTCCTTTGGTTCATCCATGA
- the LOC124939577 gene encoding uncharacterized protein LOC124939577: MEVVSLAVETSLMNSSIGILDVYIHNARDIHNICIYDKQDVYATVYLTSDPETRVSTQIINGGGKNPVFNENLRLNVNMMIESSWSLRCEIWMSSRIKNYLEDQLLGFVVVDDIKNKDLPLEYELSSSDLLHVPAGSVKLTLTYEGIMTEGENSAVLKKEDVVVVQEEIMEMYMKSIIEATDAMVKIKLPSEGVDDHESGLDNYVETDERKFGQSKSNGRVFYGSRAFF, translated from the exons atggAG GTTGTTTCTTTAGCCGTAGAAACTTCTTTGATGAACAGTTCAATTGGAATTCTAGATGTTTACATACACAACGCAAGAGATATACACAACATATGTATATATGATAAACAAGATGTATACGCCACTGTCTATTTGACTAGTGATCCTGAAACTCGGGTTTCAACACAGATCATTAATGGAGGTGGAAAAAATCCAGTTTTCAATGAGAATCTTAGGTTGAATGTCAATATGATGATTGAATCTTCTTGGTCATTAAGATGTGAGATATGGATGTCAAGTAGGATTAAGAATTATCTTGAAGATCAGCTGTTGGGTTTTGTAGTTGTGGATGATATTAAGAATAAAGATTTGCCTCTTGAATATGAACTGTCATCTAGCGATCTCTTGCACGTCCCAGCTGGATCTGTGAAATTAACACTAACTTATGAAGGGATCATGACTGAGGGTGAAAACTCTGCAGTTTTGAAGAAGGaagatgttgttgttgttcaaGAGGAGATAATGGAGATGTATATGAAAAGCATAATTGAAGCAACAGATGCAATGGTTAAAATAAAGCTTCCATCCGAAGGGGTGGATGATCATGAATCTGGATTGGACAATTATGTTGAAACAGATGAGAGAAAATTTGGTCAATCTAAAagcaatggaagagtgttttaTGGAAGCAGGGCATTTTTTTGA
- the LOC124940227 gene encoding N-acetyltransferase 9-like protein, whose product MGKNAILEGKKIVLIPYMEAHVSKYHEWMQDPSLLQATGSDPLTLDEEYEMQLTWTQDPNKQTFIILDRELIDGDFTIGDPHVEAMVGDVNVYLNDLDDSHKAEIEIMIAEPKRRGKGLGKEAVVMMMEFAVENMGIHVFSTKIGDLNEASIHMFQKLGFEEVSHSHVFKEVTMELLVKEIKCKELLVGNIIRQITN is encoded by the exons ATGGGAAAAAACGCGATTCTTGAAGGGAAGAAGATCGTTTTGATTCCTTACATGGAAGCTCATGTTTCAAAGTACCACGAATGGATGCAAGACCCATCTCTCCTTCAAGCCACCGGTTCGGATCCCCTCACGCTCGACGAAGAATACGAGATGCAACTCACCTGGACCCAAGACCCTAACA AACAAACCTTCATAATTTTGGATAGAGAGTTGATTGATGGAGACTTTACAATTGGAGATCCTCATGTTGaag CCATGGTTGGGGATGTCAATGTATACTTAAATGATTTGGATGATTCACACAAGGCAGAGATAGAAATTATGATTGCTGAACCTAAAAG GCGTGGAAAGGGGCTAGGAAAGGAAGCTGTTGTTATGATGATGGAATTTGCAGTCGAGAATATGGGAATACATGTTTTTAGCACTAAAATTGGGGATTTAAATGAAGCTTCTATTCATATGTTTCAAAAACTG GGTTTTGAAGAGGTTTCCCATAGTCATGTCTTCAAAGAG GTAACAATGGAGTTACTAGTGAAGGAGATAAAGTGCAAGGAATTATTAGTTGGCAACATTATTAGACAAATTACTAACTAG
- the LOC124939580 gene encoding uncharacterized protein LOC124939580, whose translation MQRILAVMMGTIGNMKKTRRVADETILATAGNLVELPQGRRRRRHGYKGISVIFTIVLAPLSCLMSSTQPNGGGVDSVWASGDMGLMSEMNHLMVNDSMRYAILL comes from the coding sequence ATGCAGCGTATATTGGCCGTCATGATGGGTACCATCGGAAACATGAAGAAGACCCGCCGGGTCGCCGACGAGACCATCCTCGCCACCGCCGGAAACCTAGTCGAGTTACCTCAGGGCCGCAGGAGGAGGAGACATGGATATAAGGGTATTTCTGTCATTTTTACCATTGTCTTAGCTCCACTCTCTTGTCTCATGTCATCGACTCAACCCAACGGTGGCGGCGTTGACAGTGTTTGGGCATCCGGAGATATGGGTCTCATGTCGGAAATGAATCATCTCATGGTCAACGACAGCATGCGTTACGCCATATTGTTGTAA
- the LOC124938320 gene encoding growth hormone-regulated TBC protein 1-like yields the protein MFGTHNKRGLSSEYQSHVNILRPSIHARRANLTVKFQDIYGFTVEGNVDDVNILNEVREKVRKQGKVWWALEASKGANWYLQAHFSSTLKFSTLANAVTLKRLIRKGIPPVLRPKVWFTLSGAAKKKSTVPESYYDDLSKAVDGKITPATRQIDHDLRRTFPGHPWLDTPKGHAALRRVLVGYSFRDCEVGYCQGLNYIAAFLLLVMKTEEDAFWMLAVLLEDVLVNDCYTNNLSGCHVEQRVFKDLLVKNCPRIANHLEALEFDVSLVATEWFLCLFSKSLPSETTLRVWDVLFYEGAKVLFHVALAIFKMKEDAVLGAHHVGDVINILQNTSHHLFDPDELLTVAFEKIGSMTTTTISKERKKQEPAVMAELDERERRLNSLRGGGVR from the exons ATGTTTGGAACTCATAACAAGAGGGGTTTATCCTCTGAATATCAATCTCATGTTAACATACTAAGGCCAAGCATCCACGCCAGGAGGGCTAACCTAACTGTAAAGTTCCAAGATATTTATGGATTTACAGTTGAAGGAAATGTGGATGATGTGAATATACTGAATGAGGTTAGAGAGAAGGTGAGGAAACAGGGTAAGGTTTGGTGGGCCTTAGAAGCTAGCAAAGGTGCTAATTGGTATCTTCAAGCTCATTTCTCATCAACCCTAAAGTTTTCAACTTTAGCCAATGCAGTTACCTTGAAGAGGCTCATTAGGAAGGGTATCCCACCCGTTCTAAGGCCTAAAGTCTGGTTTACCCTGTCTGGAGCAGCAAAGAAGAAATCAACGGTGCCTGAAAGCTATTATGATGATCTTAGCAAGGCAGTTGATGGTAAGATCACACCTGCAACGCGACAGATTGATCAT GATCTACGAAGAACATTCCCAGGTCACCCTTGGTTAGACACACCGAAAGGTCATGCTGCTCTTAGACGTGTTCTTGTAGGGTATTCTTTCCGTGATTGTGAAGTTGGTTATTGTCAG ggattaaattatattgcaGCTTTCTTGTTGCTGGTGATGAAAACAGAAGAAGATGCTTTCTGGATGTTAGCAGTTCTTCTTGAAGACGTTTTGGTAAATGATTGCTACACGAATAACTTGTCGGGTTGTCATGTTGAACAGAGAGTGTTCAAGGATCTTTTAGTTAAAAACTGTCCAAG GATAGCTAATCATTTGGAAGCTCTAGAATTTGATGTATCACTTGTAGCCACTGAATGGTTCCTTTGCCTCTTCTCCAAGAGTTTGCCATCAGAG ACAACTTTGAGAGTATGGGATGTTCTTTTCTATGAGGGGGCAAAGGTTCTTTTTCATGTTGCCTTGGCAATCTTCAAG ATGAAAGAGGATGCTGTGCTTGGGGCTCACCATGTTGGAGATGTGATAAACATACTGCAGAATACAAGCCATCATCTATTTGATCCTGACGAGTTATTGACG GTTGCTTTCGAGAAAATTGGATCTATGACAACCACCACAATATCAAAGGAAAGGAAAAAACAGGAACCGGCTGTGATGGCAGAGCTGGATGAAAGGGAGAGACGGTTAAATTCATTGAGAGGGGGCGGTGTGAGATGA